The Enterobacter asburiae genomic sequence TGCTTTGTATGAAGGGTGAGAATATGAAAATCATTTGCCTTGAAGAACATTATCTCGACAGCGAGTTAGGGCGAGCGTGTATGCCTGTTGCGCTTGAGCAGGCGCCTTTCCTTGGCGACTTGGGGAAAACCGTCGCTGATGGTCATAATCCTGACCGAAGCCGGCCGCAGATAGAAAAGAATGCGCTGATAAACGCGAAAGGCGCTGATTTGGGAAGCCGCCGCCTCAGGGATATGGATGAGGCTGGAATTACCCTTCAGATCCTTTCTGTGGGCGGATTCCCCCAGCTGGCACCTAAGGATGAAGCGGTAACATTAAATACGGCGGCAAACGACCGCCTTGCCGGGGCGGTAAGAAATCATCCGGATCGCTTCGCGGCATTTGCCACTCTTCCCTGGGCACAGCCGGAAGAAGCTGAAAAAGAGCTTGTCCGCGCAGTTGAAGAACTGGGGTTTAAGGGGGCACTTCTGAATGGCCGACCCTCTTCATGCTTTCTCGATCATCCTGACTATGACTCCCTGCTTTCCCGCTTTAATAAACTGAATGTGCCACTCTATCTTCATCCCGGATTACCGTTTAAAAGCGTGCAACAGGCCTACTTCACGGGCTTCAGCGCAGAGGTCAACGCCCGGCTCTCTATGTTTGGCTGGGGCTGGCATCACGAAGCCGGGATCCATTTGTTACGGCTGATGTTATCGGGCGTATTTGATAAATATCCCCACTTGCAGGTAATCAGTGGCCACTGGGGGGAGATGCTGCCCTTCTGGCTGCAGCGTCTTGATGACAGCCTTCCACTGGCTGCAACGGGTCTGTCACGCACGCTAACGAGAACCTTCCAGGAGCACGTTTACGTTACCCCGTCAGGTATGCTGTCGCTGCCGCACTTCCAGTTTATCTACGCGTTAATGGGGGCAGAAAGGATCCTGTTCTCCGTCGATTATCCCTATCAGACCCTGGACGGTGTAAAAACATTTATCGACTGTCTGCCGGTCAATAAGGCTGAAAAAGAGGCCATCGCGTTTCGCAATGCAGAACGTTTACTGGGCATCACGGCGTAGTTCACGGGTTCGTGATGACCGGTACAATGAGAACAGTCGACCATTATTAGTTTTTGTCTAAAAGTGAATGAGTCTTTACTGCTCTAAAAAAAATAATGGTGTCACTCTATACTGGGTTAAACATTCACCAAATATATTTAACTCATTGAAATGAAAAATATCCTTATTGTTTCAGGCCATCCTGAGCTTACCCATTCCGTCGCCAATGCCACGATCCTTGATGAAGTGGCGACCGCCCTTCCTGATGCTGAAATTCGTCGTCTGGACTGGCTCTATCCGGACGGCAAATTCAATATCGCTGCGGAGCAGGAAAGCCTGCTCAGGGCCGATGTGATTGTCTGGCAGTTTCCTTTTTCCTGGTATGGGCTGCCCGGGTTAATGAAACAATGGCTGGACGAGGTCTTTGTCCACGGCTTCGCGCATGGCTCAACGGCGAAACTGGGCGGTAAAAAGCTGCTCCTCTCCTTCACTACAGGGGCGCCACAGGCGCTCTATACCGCTGACGGTTTCTTTGGCCATGCCATTGAAGAGTATCTTATTCCGTTCGAGACCACGGCAAAACTGTGCAATCTTGAGCTGCTGGCGCCTGTTTATACCTGCGGTATCAGCTATGCCGACCGGGATGCCGACAAAATCGCGCAGCAAAAAACGCTTGCCCGGGAACACGCTTCAAGGCTTGTCGATCTGCTCAATTCCGTCGTGAATAATCCAGAGGGAGAATAACGATGCAGTATACCCGGCTCGGTAAAAGTGACTTACTTGTCTCCCGCATCTGCATGGGGTGTATGGGGTTTGGCGACCCGTTAACGGGCCAGCATAGCTGGACGCTGGACGAAACAGCAAGCCGCGACATTATCCGCTACGGTCTCGAAAAGGGTATCAATTTTTACGATACCGCTATCGCCTATCAGAACGGCTCCAGCGAGCGGTACGTTGGCCGGGCGCTACGGGAGATGGCGAAACGCGATGACGTCGTGCTGGCCACCAAGTTTCTGCCGCGAACACCCGCGCAAATTTCCGAAGGTATCAGCGCAAAGCAGGCGATAGCCCGATCGCTCGACCAGAGCCTGCAGAATCTGGGGATGGACTACATCGACCTCTACATTTACCACATCTGGGATTACAACACGCCAGTTATTGAGGTGCTTGAAGCGCTTCATGCCGCCGTTACTGCGGGCAAAGTGCGCGCTATTGGTATTTCCAATTGCTATGCCTGGCAGCTTGCGAAAGCGAACGCCCTTGCCGAACGCGAAGGGCTGACGGCCTTTGTTTCCATGCAAAGCCACTACAACCTGATTATGCGTGAAGATGAACGAGAGCTCTTCGGTCTGTGCGCTGAAGATGATATCGCCATGACCCCCTATAGCGCGCTCGCCAGCGGCCGTCTCGCCCGGAAAGAAGGCCACACGCGGCGAGCCACGGAGGATGATTATGCGCGCGGGAAATATGACAGCACGGCTGAACAGGATCGGCTCATTATTGAGCGTGTCGCCGAACTTGCTGAACGACATCAGGTGTCCATGACGGAAATCTCACTCGCCTGGCTGCTGACAAAAGTCACGTCACCTGTCGTAGGGGCCACAAAAAAAGATCACGTCGATGGCGCGGTAAACGCCGTAAATCTTCAACTGAGCCCGGAGGAAATCCGGTTTCTGGAAGAAACCTACCAGCCACATGTTCTGACGGGGATCATGGCGCAAAACACGCCGCAAACGAAAGACGTTAAGCAGGTCTGGACGCGGTAGTCCTTATTCACTTTCATGAAAGCTTATGAGGAGGAAGGATGATTTTTAAAACAGTGGTAGCCACTCTTTTCACCCTCTCCGGGCTCGCGTCAGCCCTGGCAGCAACGCCTGCTTATTACATCGCAGAGTTTCAGGCGACCGATCTTGACGCTATCAAACCGTACAGCGCTCAGGTTGAATCCACCTTCAGACCTTTTGGTGGACGCTTCATCGTCAGAGGACGTGAACCCGATGTTAAAGAAGGGTTTGGAGCACAGGGCAGACTGGTTGTAATCAAGTTTGAGAGTCTCAAAAATGCCCAGGACTGGTATAGCTCGGCCGCGTACCAGAAGATCATTCCTATCCGACACCGTGCCGGCAATTCGCGAACCTATATCGTAGAAGGATTGCCAGAACTGGCTCCTGTTACACCATAGCGTTTTACAATCCTGTTAAGACAAAGGAGATTTATGATGGTGTTACTTCAGCGCAGAGCAGCAGCATTGTTTTTGTTTGCCTTTATCTTCCTCATGCCCATTAGTCATGCTCATAGCCGTGAAAAGACCGACATTAAAACGCTCGTTATCGTCTCTCACCCTTATCCGGAACGCTCAGTTCTGACAAAAGGGCTGCAGGAAGCCGCTGAGAGTCTGGAAGGCGTGACGGTTCGCAACCTTGAGACGCTGTATGGCTATGACACACGTCGGATTAATGGCGACGCGGAGCGAAAAATGATGCGTGAGCACAGGCGTGTTGTTTTTATCTTCCCGACACACTGGTTCAACATTACACCAATGATGAAGGCCTGGCTGAATGAAACCTGGGGAAGTGTCGGACCCGGTCTTTGGCAGGGAAAGGAGATGTTTATTGTCAGTACGGCTGCGGGGGGAAGCTCTACTTACGGCCGGACGGCAGGATCGGGGTATCGCTTGCGGATGTGTTTTTACCGATGAAGGCAAGCGCCCTGCATGCAGGTATGACGTGGCTTCCTCCCCTGATCTTTGAGAGCGCCAGCAGCGATCGGTTACCTTCTTACCAACACCAACTTATAGAACGTCTTAAACAGCCATTTCAGTAAAAGGATCATTGTGAAAAAGACTATTATGCTTTTAATTTGCATGCTGATAAGCAGCCCTGTCTTTGCAACAAAACAGGACGCGCCCGATAAGCGAGTGATGAATCTCTTTGAGCTCGGCGTCAGGCCCGATCGGGACAAAGATTTTGCAGACGTAGCCAGACAGACGATTTCCGCTTCGGTTGATCATGAAGCAGGTACGCTGGCGATGTACGCCCTGCACCGCAGCGACAATCCACGTCAGGCATTCATGGTCGAACTCTATGAAAACGAAAGTGCTTACCGCAAACATCTGAATGCCGAACCATATAAGGCATTCGCTGCCCGGGCACCTGACATTATCGATCGGAAAAATAAAATCACCCTGGAGCCCCAATTTCTTGGGGACAAACACATCATACCGGATGAGCGAACCATTAATAATCTGGTAATCGTCGAGGTAAAGCCTGAATTTCAGACCGAGTTTAAAACCATCGTCCTGCCCGAAATGGCGGAATCGCTCAAAGTAGAGAAAGGCGTATTAGCGATGTATGCCGCTACAGATTCACAGACTCCGAGCCGCTGGTATTTCTATGAGATTTACGCCAGTGAGGAAGCGTATCAACTGCACCGACAAACGCCACACTTCCGTGACTATCTCAGGCAAACGGCGCATATGAGCGCCAGTAAGAACGCTATCCCGGTAAAACCGGTATTTCTTCGTAACAAAGGCGGAATCAAACAGGATCCGCACCGTTGACCAGTGAGGATTGACATGAAAAGCGTAATTGCAGCAGCGGCCATGTCGCTTGTTATTTCTGATTTTGCTAATGCTGAGGAAACAAGAGGTAAAACTATGATGAAAATTGAACCTTCAACAATTTCGGAAGCTGATATTCGTTCCGTCTCACCGGCTCTTGCGCGCTTTGGTCGAGAAGCGATTACTGAAGATCTGTGGACACGCGATGCCCTCTCGCCCAGGGATCGTAGTATGGTGACCGTCGCCATGCTAATTGCCAGAAACCAGCCTGGCGACCTTAAGCACTATATAGACATTGCCCTTGATAATGGCGTTACGCCAGCGGAGTTGTCAGAAATCATTACCCATCTGGCGTTCTACTCAGGTTGGTCAAATGCCATGTCAGCCGTCAGCGTGACCAAAGCAGTATTTGAAACTCGTGGCGTCACGGCAGATGTACTTCCTGAAGCTTCTCCGGACCTGCTTCCTCTCAATCAGGAAGCAGAAAAGCAGCGTTCAGAGACAGTGGAAAAAAATGTTGGCCCAATATCTCCGGGCCTGGTTAAATTCACTACAGATCCACTGTTCCTGGATCTCTGGCAAAGACCCGCGCTGAAACCCCGCGACAGAAGTATGATTACGGTCAGCGCGTTAATCGCATCCGGACAGAGCGCGCAGATTGGCTACCACCT encodes the following:
- a CDS encoding amidohydrolase family protein is translated as MKIICLEEHYLDSELGRACMPVALEQAPFLGDLGKTVADGHNPDRSRPQIEKNALINAKGADLGSRRLRDMDEAGITLQILSVGGFPQLAPKDEAVTLNTAANDRLAGAVRNHPDRFAAFATLPWAQPEEAEKELVRAVEELGFKGALLNGRPSSCFLDHPDYDSLLSRFNKLNVPLYLHPGLPFKSVQQAYFTGFSAEVNARLSMFGWGWHHEAGIHLLRLMLSGVFDKYPHLQVISGHWGEMLPFWLQRLDDSLPLAATGLSRTLTRTFQEHVYVTPSGMLSLPHFQFIYALMGAERILFSVDYPYQTLDGVKTFIDCLPVNKAEKEAIAFRNAERLLGITA
- a CDS encoding NAD(P)H-dependent oxidoreductase, with the protein product MKNILIVSGHPELTHSVANATILDEVATALPDAEIRRLDWLYPDGKFNIAAEQESLLRADVIVWQFPFSWYGLPGLMKQWLDEVFVHGFAHGSTAKLGGKKLLLSFTTGAPQALYTADGFFGHAIEEYLIPFETTAKLCNLELLAPVYTCGISYADRDADKIAQQKTLAREHASRLVDLLNSVVNNPEGE
- a CDS encoding aldo/keto reductase, with product MQYTRLGKSDLLVSRICMGCMGFGDPLTGQHSWTLDETASRDIIRYGLEKGINFYDTAIAYQNGSSERYVGRALREMAKRDDVVLATKFLPRTPAQISEGISAKQAIARSLDQSLQNLGMDYIDLYIYHIWDYNTPVIEVLEALHAAVTAGKVRAIGISNCYAWQLAKANALAEREGLTAFVSMQSHYNLIMREDERELFGLCAEDDIAMTPYSALASGRLARKEGHTRRATEDDYARGKYDSTAEQDRLIIERVAELAERHQVSMTEISLAWLLTKVTSPVVGATKKDHVDGAVNAVNLQLSPEEIRFLEETYQPHVLTGIMAQNTPQTKDVKQVWTR
- a CDS encoding DUF1330 domain-containing protein, which produces MIFKTVVATLFTLSGLASALAATPAYYIAEFQATDLDAIKPYSAQVESTFRPFGGRFIVRGREPDVKEGFGAQGRLVVIKFESLKNAQDWYSSAAYQKIIPIRHRAGNSRTYIVEGLPELAPVTP
- a CDS encoding putative quinol monooxygenase, coding for MLISSPVFATKQDAPDKRVMNLFELGVRPDRDKDFADVARQTISASVDHEAGTLAMYALHRSDNPRQAFMVELYENESAYRKHLNAEPYKAFAARAPDIIDRKNKITLEPQFLGDKHIIPDERTINNLVIVEVKPEFQTEFKTIVLPEMAESLKVEKGVLAMYAATDSQTPSRWYFYEIYASEEAYQLHRQTPHFRDYLRQTAHMSASKNAIPVKPVFLRNKGGIKQDPHR
- a CDS encoding carboxymuconolactone decarboxylase family protein; protein product: MKSVIAAAAMSLVISDFANAEETRGKTMMKIEPSTISEADIRSVSPALARFGREAITEDLWTRDALSPRDRSMVTVAMLIARNQPGDLKHYIDIALDNGVTPAELSEIITHLAFYSGWSNAMSAVSVTKAVFETRGVTADVLPEASPDLLPLNQEAEKQRSETVEKNVGPISPGLVKFTTDPLFLDLWQRPALKPRDRSMITVSALIASGQSAQIGYHLNRAMDNGLSVEEAGEIVTQAAFYAGWPNAFTAAPVVGEVLNNRSLSKR